CCACGTATAGCCTTAACCATTCAAAATATATGGATAATAAAGTTAGAAAACAGAGAGTAAACAAGCAAGAACAGAGCAACACTACTCAACAACAATGGAGAATTCTTTAACACTTTCACTACTCTCCACAATTCCAGTTCCCAATTCAGTACTCTCAACAAAACGTAGTGTTCTTTTTCGAGGAAATCCATGTTCGATTTCCTCGAAAATTGGTACAAAATGTGGTGGATTTAGATCATCAACAAGATTGTATGCAGGACTAACAGAGATAGAACCAGATATCAACGAAGATCCTGTTGATCGATGGAGAACTAATGGCATTGACATTGtaatgtttcttttcttttcttcgttGTTTTTAAATAATCGTAGTGTTCGAGTAAGTTTAATACCTTTCATCAACATAGATAtcgaataattttgatataatacaGAATGTTCTTTTAACTGACAAatgtaactatttttttaattttgtataagtgtctacttgtgcacaccgaAAATAAGAGGGTATAGAtgtcaactgaaacaaaattgaagggcatatttatattttatgtcataattttttttattgaaattttgacAGATGAGAAGAAATCTATCATCTACTGATATTATCGACCACTAGTTTAAGACAGACGCATgttaactaattttattttattttaatttgttgcaGGAAGATTATGTTTTTGGAAAATACGATGATCATCATACGTACTTTGAAAGTGAAGATAAAAAAGGTAAATAAcaatatatgtgttttttatttctttttaatttgtaattttgatttgaaaaaatgtataaatttgtCCAatgtattattatatgaattcaATCAAAGTTAGTCTTTGTTCGACTTTTCGTTTAATAAATCGTTTCATATTTGTCCAACGTGAAATAAGTGAACTCCACGTGTCCAAATTCTTCGAAAAACACAATATTTGAATAgctatttttacaaaaataggTAAATGTATACTTAATTCTATATCACTTGCATTTTCAGTATCATTTTGGGGATCCATAGCTGAAGATTATGCTGCTATTGCACCCCCAACAGGATTTCAAGGTATGTAACAAATCACCAtaataatatgatcattaacatctgtttatttagttatttacttTTCGCACTTTGATTAATTTCACGAGATATTTTTAATCAGTGACAAGTATCAGCTAACTCTATCCATCTACCAACATCGATTGTGGTGCACTGGTGGGAGTGTTTCACTCTTAGCCACAGGTCTCGGGTTTGAGTCCTGGGTATGATCTATTGAGAAAATCATGTTGGGAGCGTCACCCCCAAATATAGGTCCTGCAATGTGTGATTCGAATTTAGTCGGAATTCCAATGTGATCTCCGGACATCgggtggaaaaaaaaaactctattcGTCCACAGTGGATAAGACAAATGAAAGGATCACCTAGAATTTTTTTCTCTCGCTGAGAACTGAACCTGATGAGACCTCGTGACTCTTAACCagttcattgaccactagggcACACCCTTGAGTGCTTCTTTAGTTATTTACTTAATATAACTTATTTTCTGGTGTTCGACAATAGGTATCATTTCATGGCTGTTTCCTCCAGCAATAGTTGCAGGAATGTACTTCAGTGTTCCTGTAAGTTAATGACTAAATCTCTACTATATTACACATTTTTCGAGGCTCGAAAACACCCATTTCCAGCAACTAAAGTCTTGTATTTTCACTTCTTTGACAATGCAGGGGGAGTATTTGTACATTGGAGCAGCTGTGTTTACAATTGTGTTCTGTATCATTGAGATGGACAAACCAAGTGAAGCACACAATTTCGAGCCTCAAATATATAACATGGAGAGAGGTGCGCGAGATAAGTTAATATCGGATTATAACACAATGGACATTTGGGAATTCAACGAAAAATATGGTGATTTATGGGATTTTACTGTCAAGAAGGACGATATCATGAAACgatagaaataaaaatgaataacgaATTCATATGTTCTGAATATATCATTAAGGTATATATATGAATCGCGTAATGATCATTGGATTTCATCGATTGCTCGAGGATGCATATGTTCTGGTGTTGTTCCGTGGCTGTAGTATATGTTTCTTAACTACACTGAGATGAAAAAAAACTCTAATGAACTCCCTAGCCGAAGAATTACACTGTATATATAAGGTCAaagttatatatttctttttagtatatGTCAAATCCCTTTatcaattctttattttttgaatttccttaataaaaattctgattCAGCTACTGCGATCAGAGTCGTATAAATCAAGAAGTACATAGGATGTTTAAAGTTACATTTAGAAGGAACTTAAGAGTTGGAAAGTTTGATTGAATGATAAGTGATAACTAACATGATTTGGctggttagttttttttttctaattttttttatgaatgttCTGATATTGCTTGTTGTATGTGTAAATATACCTACTGAATTAGCTCTATGTACtactttcatttcaatttacgCGACACTTTTTGaatttcgagattcaaacaagtctatctttgatcgtaaattttcatatatatcttttaattattttgaattgtcaattattgtgacttatattacttttaacgtagtttacaaatatataaatttaattttgaaaaaaattaaagattctaCATGCAAATTCTCAATCATACTTAAACTATTTGActcttaaaaatgaaaaatatcacataaactGAGATAGAGAAAGTAATAGTTaattatttctcaaaagatataagtactatttatattaaattttaacacATCGTCAGAAAAGAGCATTGGATGTTGCATGACTTCGCatttaaaaattctaaattcgCCTTTATTAAGAGTAATTGAAGAGTGAAAATACACACAAGAAGCTTGAATAACCGCTATTTATGacatagtaaaaaaataatatcttaaattttataagattgaaatttcaaatttcaaacttcaaacaTACGAATATGAAGTTGAGTTGGACTTAcaaaggaattgaaatgggaaaaattacaattataattaaaattggGAATTGGTAAAAGAGGTGAAAACAGATAGTATGGTGATGGTGCAATAGAAATGATGACATTTTTTCATGAGTTATGAAGTTACCAATCATAGTAATTATAGGTGACAAATGCATAAATTTAAGCTTTGATTGGagcaaaaatgaaaattttgaggttCAACTAAcctcaaaatttaatttgtgCTTCTTATTATTAACTCTTGACTAAGACAAGATAAGGTATGACTTGTTCAAATAGACTTGGTCAAAGATCACTTTTACAAAGACAGCAGTGAATAACATAGGTGTATGCAAAATTATTTTGGAAGAATTGTCACAATTTAGCTTATAAGTGGAGTGCAAGTTCAATAaaactcaataattttaattcaaaatatgtatattattgagaaattcattaaatatgtaCGTAGAATAAACTTCATAATGTTGGGTCAACCTTTAAGATTTAGGTAAGACAGGTGATTTCCAGGCTTTATTTTGGGAAAAGGGACAAATATATCTCCCGAACTATTGTAAATGGTATACAGATACCCTCTGTCACACTTTTGAAACATTGGTGCTCCTGTCATcaaaaaactagagcatatatgccattcactctaacggaagactaaatagggagACGGTCGAtccgatatttaataaatgtcaggttgatggataagattatgacacgtatatgtccgttagtataaagagtatatatgttttagttttttgaCGATAGAGGCACCAATGTCCTAAAAGTATGACAAAGGGTATCTGCatatcatttacgatagttcgaagatatatttatctttatttctctttattttttgtctaGTACTAGCTTGTTTAGCCAAACTTTCGATGAGATTGAAATTTCagatattataaaaatatcaggaaaaaaaaatgaagtggTGTCAAATAATACCAAGCATTTGTGTCACTATTTGATAGCAAAAGTCCTTTTAATGACCCCTCCATTACCCTCCAAATGATCCCATTAGCTTCCATAGTCAAGTTTAAAAGTCTTGATCTTCATCATTCATGAGCGATTTAGAGATTGATTGTATGTCACCCAATCATCATATTATCGAATCATTAGCTCTGATACAAGTTATTGGATATTATCGTATGATATTATCTGTTTTAAACTAAGTTTGTAAGGTTATCCTATTAAGAGAACCCTACAtcttatatatacattttttttctttttaacttcATTAGTATCCATCAGTTGCATTCTCAacaatttttaaagttaaattaaatcacattaatttaatattttaaacaaaaaaattaaatattctaaaattatatgaaaagtgcTATAAATTGTAAGTTTTTGcgtattaatataattaaaagtatacattttaaaaagttagtcaatttatagtttgattctaaaattaaaaatcatgataaataatacaaaacGAAAAAAAGTAGTAGTACAAACATGTGAAAACATTTTGCAGAAAAAACAACAAAGATAAACATGAATATTTTCTACAATATGGTTGATATAGCTCTTCTGCGTGGGTCTCGTTTGATAAAGTGTATTAATAAtgcttaaattaaaaatatattaattaattatatacaaattatttagttaaatactttttaataaataattacaaattttagcaatattttttatttattatcatttataacaatactatattaaatctgtaatatgtattaaaaatgaatcaagtatatactccctccgtccgaaattgtttgtcatgttacgcttttcaaaagtcaatttaactaattttcaaagttaaattagatcacattaattcgatattttaaattaaaaaaaaataaatattctaaagctatatgaaaagtactataaattgcaatttttgcatattaatatgatgaaacaatacatcttaaaatgataatcaaagtttatatagtttgactctaaaaatagaaactatgACAAACAATACTGGACGGAgggaataatatatatatgtattataactatttttaaaaatatactatatttGTTTAGTAAAAAGTTCACACATTGTATTATAGTGTATTAGAATGTGTGATAAACGTGTTATccatcaataaaacttgtattatatgtaaataataaattatcttttataatataaattaaaagtgtattataaatgtattaaaagtgataaagtgaaaaaatgtaactattttttatttgcagtaattttttttaaatttctttggTATATCAAAAATAGCATGCatgatatacaaatatttatttataaagataCCATTTACATTTTATGGtggaaaaatgtaaaaaaaaattgaggagaAATGAGGCCTTTAACCATTCTAATGCATACATTATAAAACCTCTTGCATTACTAACACCTAGAAATTCATTGTATTAGTAATACGCATCTTAATACACACAATAAAGTGTATACATAACATGATAAAATGTATTAAACGAGATAATACTAACACACAAAGCTAATacatgcattatttttgctaACACTCTACCAAACACCCTTAAGGTTCAACACCACCATATGAGGAATTCCACAACAACCAATTAAATGGGAAAAAATCCCCATCAATCATGAAATAGTGAATACCAAGAATATACATGagaaaaaacaacaagaagTTGGGTatataaacttcataaaactccatcaaattttatacaaacacacaTCTCTCCTTCAACAAAAAACAAAGCCAAAAAATGATAACAAAACAACTATTTGGTTTTTCACttcttattttcatatcattcatattcAACCAAAACATATGTTATGCACAAAACCCACCAAGCATAACAGGATATACTTGTAATCCCAACCAATTCAATCCATGTCAAACTTATGTGTTATACAGAGCTAGAGGACCACAGTTTCTTGATTTAGCCTCAATTGGTGATCTTTTTTCAGTAAGTAGGATAATGATTGCAAATCCTAGTAAgatttccaacccaaacacaACTCTTGTAAATGATCAACCCCTTTTTGTCCCCATCAAATGTTCTTGCAACAACATCAACTCAACTTTTGGTAGCATATCTTATGCTGGCTTAAACTACAGTTTCAAAGCAGGTGACACAATGTATGATATGTCACTAACCAAATACCAAAATCTTACTACTTATCAATCTGTTGAGGCTGTTAATCCCACAGTTGAAGCAACCAAAATTGCTATAGGGCAGACCATAAAATTCCCAATTTTTTGCAAGTGTCCAAACAGAAGAAAAAATCAACCAAGACTACTCTTAACTTATGTTTTTCAGCCTAATGATAACATTTCTTCTATCGCATCAAGATTCCGGATAACCCCACAATCCATAACACAAATGAATGGAAATAATATCAAGATTCTTGATACCATTTTCATCCCTCTTTCTAATCTACCTAATCTTACACAGCCAGCATCTTCAAAcaccccaccaccaccaccaccacccacAGCACCAGCACCAGTAATTCAAGAAAATGACAGAAAAGGGACTGTCATTGGGTTAGCAATTGGTTTAGGGGTTTGTGGgctgattttgattttgattcttGGTTTGTTTTACAAGGAGAAAACAGTAAAGAGAGAAAAGTATAGTGATATAGAAAGACAAAAAAGTTTGTATGTTGGATCAAAAAAGGGGTCTATTGTTGATAAAGATGTTGAAGTGAATTTGATGGCTGATTTATCAGACTGTTTGGATAagtataaaatgtataaaatggaACAACTTTGGGAAGCAACAAATGGATTTGATGAAGAGTGTTTGATTCAAGGGTCTGTGTATAAAGGAACAATTGATGGAGAAGTGTTAGcaatcaagaaaatgaaatgGAATGCCCGTGAAGAACTCAAAATCCTgcaaaaggtaaaaaaaaaacgtCACGTAAAATTAAGCATATATACGTATCCactgaagaattttttttgtatactACTATCCCTcatcccaatttatgtgacgtaaaaatcattttattaaggATAACATGAACACTTTAAAGTTAAACTGTTACTGGATAGAATATATGTCATTCTTTTCacctttttttgtttgtgtagGTGAACCATGGGAATTTGGTGAAGCTAGAAGGTTTTTGCATAGACCCTAAAGAAGCAAATTGCTACTTAGTCTATGAGTATGTTGAAAATGGTTCACTACATTCTTGGCTTCACAGTGAAAAACCTGAAAAATTGAGTTGGAAAACAAGACTAAGAATTGCAACTGATGTTGCAAATGGTCTTTTATACATTCATGAACATACAAGGCCAAGAGTTGTCCACAAAGACATCAAAAGTAGCAACATTCTCCTAGACTCCAACGTGAGAGCCAAAGTTGCCAATTTTGGTCTAGCTAAATCAGGGTGCAATGCTATAACAATGCACATTGTAGGTACTCAGGGGTACATCGCCCCTGAGTACCTAACCGATGGGATTGTATCCACTAAGATGGATGTTTTCTCATTCGGGGTTGTGTTGCTCGAGCTTGTGTCAGGGAAGGAGGCTATCGACCATGAAGGGAAAGTCTTGTGGGCAAAAGTTAGTGATTTTTCAGAAGGGAGTGAAGAAAGGAAGGTGAGTAAATTGCAAGAATGGATGGATGAAAGTCTTTTGAGGGAAGAATTAACTATCGAAAGTGTTGTGAATGTGATGCCTGTGGCTATTTCATGTTTGAATAAAGATCCTTCAAGAAGGCCAGGCATGATTGAAATTGTGTATGCATTGTCTAAAAGTATTGATCTATTTTCTGATGTTTCAGAGGAGGGACTATCTCCAAGGCAAGTCACAGCAAGATAGACTACATAATAGTACAAGCATATTATGTAAAGTTGTTTTGAAGTGGAGTAGCATTTTGTGTTTTGAGGTTTTTACTTTACTTTAAAGTTTTCTTCTATATATGTGTAATATTACTCCTATTCTATAGTAGTAGTGGTAAATCTCATTCCGAATAAAAGCATGTTTAAGGTTGTTCTAATGTAATTCTTTACAATTACATGTATTAGTAATGCAGTTATCTAAATTGCAAATCAAACACCATATTGattttataatgaataatttaCCTCCTAAATCAGCTACCAAACATGATATTACTTATTCAGGATCCGATACTTGCATAACTCAACTCCAAACCAACTACCAACCGACCTTGAATGAAAAGTATTTTCCCTAATTCTTGCAATAGTTAAATATACCTTGGAAAAAGATGTATCTCAGAAATAGCTAGTCCAAACATGTGAAAACATCctggagaaaaaaaacaaatataaacacGAGTATTTTCTACAATATGGTTGACCAATAACTCATCTAGGTGGGACCaacaaattggaaaaaaaaaacatcttccTTTAATGTTAAAGACAATACCatatgagaaaataaataacaacaaCCAATCAAATAATGCAAAAAATCCCCATCACTCATTAAATGGTCAAAAATCAAGACTATGACAAAAAAAACAAGAACTTTGGTATATAAACCTCTtataacaacatcatattataTACACACACATCTCTCCTTCAACAAAACACAAAAACCAAGAAAATGATAACAaaaccaaaatttattttttcacttctcTTCTTCTTATCATTCATATTGAACCAAAACATAATATGTTATGCACAAGAGCCACCAAGCATAACAGGATATACTTGTAATCCTGACCAATTCAATCCATGTCAAACTTATGTGTTATACAGAGCTAGAGCACCAGAGTTTCTTGATTTAGCCTCAATTGGTGATCTATTTTCAGTAAGTAGACTTATGATAGCAAACCCTAGTAatatttccaacccaaacacaACTCTTGTTAATGATCAACCCCTTTTTATCCCCATCACATGTTCTTGTAACAACATCAACACAACTTTTGGTAGCATATCTTATGCTGGCTTTAACTACACTTTCAAATCAGGTGACACTATGTATGGTGTATCAACATCTAAATTCCAAAACCTTACTACTTATCAATCTGTTGAGGCTGTTAATCCAACTGTTGTACCAGAAAACATTGACATAGGTCAAGCTATAAAATTCCCAATTTTTTGCAAATGTCCAAACACAACATcttcacaaaatcaaccaagacTACTCATAACTTATGTTTTTCAACCTAATGATAACATTTCTTCTATTGCCTCAAGATTCAGAGTAACCCCACAATCTATAACACAAATTAATGGAAATAACACCAAGATTCTTGATACCCTTTTCATCCCTCTTTCTAATCTACCTAATCTTACACAGCCAACATCATCAaacaccccacccccaccccctgCACCCTCAGCACcagtaaatcaagaaaatgacaGAAAAGGAACTGTTATAGGGTTAGCAATTGGTTTAGGGGTTTGTGGGGTTTTGTTGATTTTGGTTCTTGGTTTGTTTTACAAGGAGAAAACAGGGAAGAAAGAAGGGTATAGTGATGTTGAAAGACAAAAAAGTTTGTATCTTGGATCAAAAAAGGGGTCTTTTGTTGATAAAGATGTTGAAGTGAATTTGTTGGCTGATGTATCTGAGTGTTTGGATAagtataaaatgtataaaatggaACAAATTTGGGAAGCAACAGATGGATTTGATGAAGGGTGTTTGATACAAGGATCTGTGTATAAAGGAACAATTGATGGTGAAGTGTTTGCaatcaagaaaatgaagtgGAATGCTCGTGAAGAACTCAAAATACTGCAAAAGGTAACATTTTTACTCAATTTTCTATACTTTTGGTATCTTTTCAAGAATCACTTTTGTGGACTAATTGATATTGAGAAAATGATAAACATGGACCAATCCGGGTTGAGGTAGAGTAGTAAGTAATTCATCTTTAGTCTAAATTTTTGGATTTGAGTCATCTGGATAcgaagttatttttatttattgttgatagggaattttctatatatttggTATGTTATCAAGAACTGCTTTTGTATACTAATTGATGTTtgagaaaatgataaaatgatttAGTAATTAGAGGtttagaatttgaatttttcaggTATAAAGTTATTTTGATTAGGAAGCGTATTCTAAcatgaattcaaatttaattgaacTTTATAGTGAATAACAAACGacgaataaaaaagaaaaagaaaacatggTACATAATTGTGGAGGGTTGATTCATAATAGTTTTTAAGTATGTACTATATTTGATAGTCTCCATcttttaagtttgttaaaaagTAATATCtttaacttttcatataatatttattgaatttatatgtTAGAGAGGCACTATTTTTGGAGCTTGATTAGTTTTGATTTGTTTCTATAATTtagtgtttttcttttctttttttaggtATGAAGTTGTCTATATGCCATGTTTTCTGCAGCATATTTTAGATATTGATAAgatctttttagtttttatgattaaaatactaattattttgtcaaatttaataaacattaattattGAGTATTTGAGAAGATTAAAAGTGTcaacttttgataaataaattcaattcaaggaattattttgaacaatattCTCCCTCCTTAGAGgctatttttgtcattttctcaATTGATATTTTAGTAATGTTAAATTCCACTGCAGAATTGTTTTTCCTCCAATGGATCAGATtaagtatataattttaataaaatatttaacaatttaaattattaggTCTAGTGACCTGTCGTATTCTTGAGACATTAGtactttatttaaatatttaagtggAGCACTATGCCCGTTGGGATttgataatttataatttaaactaaTCTACACCATTTAATACTCAATTTATTTGTCCTTTGATGTctatcttttcattaaaaatactattctttttgtttctcaatTATTCACTAAGGAAACCCTCCTATATCTGTTATTAAAGTCGAGtgtatatcaaaaataaattttttatatattattttttttatattttattcataagaTTCTCACaggatatattattattatgatagaaattgagataataaaaattaacatgatgtctagaaacaattttttttctttttcttttttgccaCAGAAAAGAGcatcttttattaataatttattatattaagacaaagttcaaaataatttttcttcctaaatgaaatttcttgtCTTTGACCTCATTTTGGCTGTACTATTTTGACTAGAATTATGAGTTATCCTATTAAATGAAGAAAACGTCATCAAGTCCTATTTTGCAGCCGTTACTATAATTAGGGCGTCGTTACAATATTAGATATTGATCCGataaattaataacttttttttaacaatataatatatctCGAAAATAGTTATAAGATTTGTGTATACTCTATGTAGAGATTGATACAGGATTCTCATGAAGTGGTGTCAATGGTTTAGGAACTTTTGTAACCCCTTAACTACTAGACTAAATTTTCCACTTGTGTCAAAAGATGTCAACACTTatatatacaatgtaattttcCTCGACCAAGGGTGGGTTGACCCCTGAGTCTACCATCTTCAGACCGTACTTTGTGCAGGGTAGGTCCACCCCTGACTCCACCATCTTCAGACCGTACTTTGTGCATGACactgaatatgttgttgttgtattgtATGGCTACTTAACaatttcctccttttttttgttttgttttgtgtaGGTGAACCATGGGAATTTGGTGAAGCTAGAAGGTTTTTGCATAGACCCTAAAGAAGCAAATTGCTTCTTAGTGTATGAGTATGTTGAAAATGGTTCACTACATTCATGGATTCATGGTGAAAAACCTGAAAGATTGAGTTGGAAAACAAGACTAAGAATTGCAACTGATGTTGCAAATGGTCTTTTATACATTCATGAACATACAAGGCCAAGAGTTGTCCACAAAGACATCAAAACTAGCAACATTCTCTTAGACTCCAACATGAGAGCCAAAGTTGCCAATTTTGGTCTAGCTAAATCAGGGTGCAATGCTATAACAATGCACATTGTAGGTACTCAGGGGTATATCGCCCCTGAGTACCTAACCGATGGGATTGTATCCACTAAGATGGATGTTTTCTCATTCGGAGTTGTGTTACTCGAGCTAGTGTCAGGGAAGGAAGCTATAGATGATGAAGGAAAAGTCTTGTGGGCTAAAATTAGCGATTTTTCGGAAGGGAGTGAAGAGAGGAAGGTAAGGAAATTGCAAGAATGGATGGATGAAAGTCTTTTAAGGGAAGAATTAATAATGGAGAGTGTTGTGAATGTGATGGCTGTGGCTATTTCATGTTTGAATAAAGATCCTTCAAGAAGGCCAGGTATGATTGAAATTGTGTATGCATTGTCTAAAAGTATTGATCTATTTTCTGATGTTTCTGAGGAAGGACTATCTCCAAGGCAAGTCACAGCAAGATAGGGCCTATATCTATTTAGTATATTATGTAAAAGTAGTTTTGAAGTGAGTAGTATTTTTGTGTTTTGAGGTTTTTACTTTACTATAAAGTTTGCTTCTATATATGTGTAATATTACTCTTTTCTAGTACTACTTGTGGAAAATCCAATTTCAAATAAGAGGATGTTTAAGGTTGGTCAAGttggaatatatattatgttgtaatgagtttgtttttttatgttatgttgttcggattttttaaaattgtatatattttttgaagaatttaacGTATAGTtgataacatatattttaagagACTGAACATCGTAGATTGTTTTGCCAAAATTGAGGGAGTTTAATGTAGGAGTGAAACAATATTTTACAACTTGTTCTTATTTGTGTGTTGGTGCtcttttttaatcatttaagCTTGTACGTATATCAATATTGTATCAGAGTCAAACTCATTGGTTTATCTAGATGCTGTTAAACTCCCATGCATGTTATATTATCCTTACTTTGGATTTTTGGTCCCGAGTGTTGCGTAAGAGTGTTAAAAAGTCCTACATCAGTTGAGAAAAAGTAATTGATC
The nucleotide sequence above comes from Solanum pennellii chromosome 9, SPENNV200. Encoded proteins:
- the LOC107030515 gene encoding photosynthetic NDH subunit of subcomplex B 5, chloroplastic, with the protein product MENSLTLSLLSTIPVPNSVLSTKRSVLFRGNPCSISSKIGTKCGGFRSSTRLYAGLTEIEPDINEDPVDRWRTNGIDIEDYVFGKYDDHHTYFESEDKKVSFWGSIAEDYAAIAPPTGFQGIISWLFPPAIVAGMYFSVPGEYLYIGAAVFTIVFCIIEMDKPSEAHNFEPQIYNMERGARDKLISDYNTMDIWEFNEKYGDLWDFTVKKDDIMKR
- the LOC107030507 gene encoding serine/threonine receptor-like kinase NFP, coding for MITKQLFGFSLLIFISFIFNQNICYAQNPPSITGYTCNPNQFNPCQTYVLYRARGPQFLDLASIGDLFSVSRIMIANPSKISNPNTTLVNDQPLFVPIKCSCNNINSTFGSISYAGLNYSFKAGDTMYDMSLTKYQNLTTYQSVEAVNPTVEATKIAIGQTIKFPIFCKCPNRRKNQPRLLLTYVFQPNDNISSIASRFRITPQSITQMNGNNIKILDTIFIPLSNLPNLTQPASSNTPPPPPPPTAPAPVIQENDRKGTVIGLAIGLGVCGLILILILGLFYKEKTVKREKYSDIERQKSLYVGSKKGSIVDKDVEVNLMADLSDCLDKYKMYKMEQLWEATNGFDEECLIQGSVYKGTIDGEVLAIKKMKWNAREELKILQKVNHGNLVKLEGFCIDPKEANCYLVYEYVENGSLHSWLHSEKPEKLSWKTRLRIATDVANGLLYIHEHTRPRVVHKDIKSSNILLDSNVRAKVANFGLAKSGCNAITMHIVGTQGYIAPEYLTDGIVSTKMDVFSFGVVLLELVSGKEAIDHEGKVLWAKVSDFSEGSEERKVSKLQEWMDESLLREELTIESVVNVMPVAISCLNKDPSRRPGMIEIVYALSKSIDLFSDVSEEGLSPRQVTAR
- the LOC107030506 gene encoding serine/threonine receptor-like kinase NFP, which codes for MITKPKFIFSLLFFLSFILNQNIICYAQEPPSITGYTCNPDQFNPCQTYVLYRARAPEFLDLASIGDLFSVSRLMIANPSNISNPNTTLVNDQPLFIPITCSCNNINTTFGSISYAGFNYTFKSGDTMYGVSTSKFQNLTTYQSVEAVNPTVVPENIDIGQAIKFPIFCKCPNTTSSQNQPRLLITYVFQPNDNISSIASRFRVTPQSITQINGNNTKILDTLFIPLSNLPNLTQPTSSNTPPPPPAPSAPVNQENDRKGTVIGLAIGLGVCGVLLILVLGLFYKEKTGKKEGYSDVERQKSLYLGSKKGSFVDKDVEVNLLADVSECLDKYKMYKMEQIWEATDGFDEGCLIQGSVYKGTIDGEVFAIKKMKWNAREELKILQKVNHGNLVKLEGFCIDPKEANCFLVYEYVENGSLHSWIHGEKPERLSWKTRLRIATDVANGLLYIHEHTRPRVVHKDIKTSNILLDSNMRAKVANFGLAKSGCNAITMHIVGTQGYIAPEYLTDGIVSTKMDVFSFGVVLLELVSGKEAIDDEGKVLWAKISDFSEGSEERKVRKLQEWMDESLLREELIMESVVNVMAVAISCLNKDPSRRPGMIEIVYALSKSIDLFSDVSEEGLSPRQVTAR